AGCCGGGCGACGACGACGGCGAGGACGGCGACCCCGGCGAGGAAGGCGGCGAGCACGAGTACTACGAGATGGATCCCGAGGAGTTCGCCGAGGAACTCGACGAGGAACTCGGCCTCGACCTCGATCCCAAGGGCAAGAAAGTCGTCGAGGAGAAGGAGGGACCGTTCACCGATCTCACGCGAAGCGGTCCGAACAGCACGCTCGACTTCGAGCGGATGTTCAAGGAGGGGCTCAAGCGCAAGCTCGCGATGGACTTCGACGAGGAGTTCCTGCGCGAACTCTGCAAGGTCGAGGGGATCGACCCCCGCGACGTCTTCGAGTGGGCTCGCGGCGAGAGCCTGCCGGTGTCGATGGCGTGGGTGCAGGAGGCCTACGACGACGTTCCCGACGACGAACGCGGAAAATGGGCCTCGATCGAGGAGGTCGAGGAGAACGTCGAGCGCGAGAGCGTCCAGCAGAAGATCCGCCGCGAGGGAATCAAACACGTCCCCTTCCGCCGCGAGGACGAGCGCTACCGCCACCCCGAGATCATCGAGGAGAAGGAGAAGAACGTCGTGGTCGTCAACATCCGCGACGTCTCCGGCTCGATGCGCGAGAAGAAACGCGAACTCGTCGAACGGACGTTCACGCCGCTAGACTGGTACCTCCAGGGCAAGTACGACAACGCCGAGTTCGTGTACATCGCCCACGACGCCGACGCCTGGCAGGTCGAACGCGACGAGTTCTTCGGCATTCGCTCGGGCGGCGGGACGAAGATCTCGAGCGCGTACGAGCTCGCCAACGAACTGTTAGAGGAGTACCCCTGGACCGACTGGAACCGCTACGTCTTCGCGGCGGGCGACTCCGAGAACTCGAGCAACGACACCGAAGAGCACGTGATTCCGATGATGGAACAAATCCCGGCGAACCTCCACGCCTACGTGGAGACCCAGCCCAGCGGCAACGCGATCAACGCCACCCACGCCGAGGAGCTCGAGCGCCACTTCGGGACCGACGCGGACGACGCCGCGGTGGCCTACGTCAACGACGAGTCGGACGTGACCGACGCGATCTACGACATTCTCTCGACGGAGAGTGAGACCGATGAGTAATACAGACAGATTCCGCAAACAGGCGATCGCCAGCGATCTCGAGGAGCCGGTCGACGAGGCCCGGAACCTGGCGGTGAAGCTCGGCCTCGAGCCGTATCCGGTGAAGTACTGGATCATCGACTACGACGAGATGAACGAACTCATCGCCTACGGCGGGTTCCAGAGTCGCTACCCGCACTGGCGGTGGGGGATGCAGTACGATAAGCAACAGAAACAGGGCCAGTACGCCGGCGGGAAGGCCTTCGAGATCGTCAACAACGACAATCCCGCCCACGCGTTCCTGCAGGAGTCGAACACGGTCGCCGACCAGAAAGCGGTCATCACCCACGTCGAGGCACACTCGGACTTCTTCGCGAACAACGACTGGTTCGGCCTGTTCACCAGCGGGCGCGCCGACGAGGAGCAGGTCAACGCGGCCGCCATGCTCGAGCGCCACGCTCGGGCCATCGACGAGTACATGTCCGATCCCGAGATCGACCGCGCCGAGGTCGAGAAGTGGATCGACCACTGCCTGTCCCTCGAGGACAACATCGACCAGCACCAGGTGTTCAGCCGCCGCCTCGACGTCGACGCGCCGGCCGGCGCGGAGATCGACGAGGACCTCGCCGAGAAGTTGGACGAGCTCGAGCTCTCCGACGAGATCAAAGGCGAGGTCTTCAACGAGGAGTGGGTCGAGAAGCTCGAGGAGGAAGACATCGCACCGACCTTCCCCGAGGAGCCCCAGAAGGACGTGCTGGCGTTCGTGCGCGAACACGGTAAGCAGTACGACGACGAGGCCGAACGCGCGGTCGAGATGACGGAGTGGCAGCGGGACATCCTCGACATGATGCGCGCGGAGGCCTACTACTTCGCCGCCCAGAAGATGACGAAGGTGATGAACGAGGGTTGGGCCGCCTACTGGGAGTCGACGATGATGACCGACGAGGTCTTCGCCCGCGACGACGAGTTCCTCAACTACGCCGATCACATGGCGAAAGTCCTCGCCTCCGGCGGCCTCAACCCCTACAGCCTCGGCATGGAGCTGTGGGAGTACGTCGAAAACACCACGAACCGCCAGGAGGTCCTCGAGGCCCTGCTGCGCGTCGAAGGCGTCTCCTGGCGCAACCTCATCGACGTCGTCGACTTCGAGGACGTCCTCGAGATACTCGAGCCGCCCGAGGCGATCGAAAACGTCACCACCGACACGCTCGATCAGCTCGAGGCGGTTCCCGAGGAGTGGGTCGATCACGAGGCGCTCGAACGGGCCCGCGAGGGCGAGATCGACGTCGAGGCGTACCCCTGGAAGGTGTTGACCTACGAGGGATTGGCGCGGCGTCACTACTCGTTGGTCAAGCGCCAGAACCGCGGCTTCCTCGGCCGAGTGACTCAGAGCGAACTCGAGCGGATCGGTCGCTACCTGTTCGACGACGCCCGCTATTCGTCGGTCGAGGAGGCGCTCGAAGACGTCGACTTCGCCGCCGGCTGGGACCGGATGTTCGACGTTCGAGAGAGTCACAACGACGTGACCTTCCTGGACGAGTTCCTGACGCAGGAGTTCATCACCGAGAACAACTACTTCACCTACGAACACTCGCAGGCGACGGGACAGTTCCACGTCGCCAGCGACGTGGCCGAGGACGTCAAGAAGAAGCTCCTGTTGCAGTTCACTAACTTTGGGAAGCCGACGATCGCGGTGTACGACGGCAACTACAACAACGCGAACGAGCTCCTGCTGGGACACCAATACAACGGCGTCATGCTCGATCTGGGGCAGGCCACGGAGACGCTCAAGCGGATCTTCGAACTGTGGGGCCGTCCGGTGAACCTGCTGACGATCGTCAAGGAGGTCGACGAACACGACATCGAAGTCGCCAAGCGCCGCAACCGCGAGCCCGAACCCGAAGAGCAGGGGAAGCTAATCCGGTACGACGGCGAAACGGTGACGACTGAGGACGTCCCCTGGGAGGAGGTCGACCACCTCGCGGCCGACGACGTCGATTACGACACCAAGCCCGAGGAGTGGCTCGCCTGAGGGGTCGGGCTCCCTCCCCTCTCGAAACCGAAACTGGCATTTCTGACGGATTCCTGCCGGAATAAACGACGTTTCAGCGACCGTTAGCCAGAACGCTTTTAGTTCACTTGTCGAATGCTGGGACACGATGGATGGGGAAGGGGACGAGGCCGTCGATCCCCGGGGCCGGGGGGCCACCGGAGTCGACCTGCCGTCTGTCCTAGCACGACTCGACAGCGGGGATCCGAGCGAACAACGAGCCGCAGTCGACCGGATTCGAACCGCGATCGACGACGGCGACCACGCGGCCGCGTGTGCCCCGACGGTTCCGAAACTCCGGACGCTGCTCGAGCGCCCCGAGCTCGATTTTCACGACGAGATCGCGGCCTGTCTCGCGGATCTGGCAGCCCGGGCACCGACCGACGTCGCACCGTCGACGGGGTCGATCGTGGCCGTCGCCGTCGAGCACGCCGACCAACCGGTCGCGCGGGAACTCCTCCGGTGTATCGCCGCCGTCGCGGCCGACCGGCCGGACGTCGTCGCCGACCACACCGAAGCGATCGCTGACGTCCTCGAGCGGCGACCCGGGTACGACCGGCGGGGGCTCGAGGCGATCGCCGCCGTCTCGACGGAGGAACCGACGGCGATCGAACCGGCGGTATCGGTTCTCACCGACGCGCTCGAGGCGAATCCGGTCGAAAACGGGATCCCGACGCTCCGGGCGCTCCGTCGGCTGGTGCGATCCGGCGGAACCGTGTCCTCCCTCGAGTTCGCCACGCACGCCGCCACTCTCGCCGATCACGACGACCGGACGCTGCGACACGCGGCGATCGGCTGCCTCGGGGACGTCGCTCACCGCGATTCCGCCGCGGTCGAACCGCTCTGTACTGATCTCGGGGCGGCGCTTTCGTGTCCCGATCCGGACACGAGGGCCGTCGCCGCAGTCACGATCGCCCGCGTCGCCGCGGAGATTTCCACAGCGGTCGAGCCTGTTCGCGGGCAGTTGCTCGACTTACTCACGGACGACCAGCCACACGTACGAGCGACCGCCTGCATCGCGCTGGGCCACGGCCGGGTAGACGCGGCCGCACACCGACTCGCGGACCTCGCGAACGAGGATCCGGAACCGAACGTGCGCGACCGCGCTACCTGGGCGCTGAAGGGGCTCACCTGACGCCACTGTCGCGTTCGTTTTCGACCAGACCGAAACCGACTCTCTCCTCGCCGTCCTGCGCTCGAGTATGGAACTGACCGTCGAGACCGAGTCCCGACTGACGACCGTCGACGTGACCGATCGCATCGCCGCGGCGGTGCCCGACGACCTCGAGTCGGGGACCTGCACGGCCTTCGTCGAACACACGACGGCCGGGCTCGTCGTTCAGGAGGACGAACCGCGGCTTCGCGGTGACCTCGAGTCGTTCCTGCGGGATCTCGTTCCCGACGAGGGCCACGCACACGACGAACTGGACGGGAATGCGGACTCGCACCTGCGAGCGGCGCTGGTCGGCCCCGACGTGACGATTCCGATCGACGACGGCGAGTTGGCGCTGGGGACCTGGCAGTCGGTGTTGCTCGTCGAGTGTGACGGCCCGCGAACCCGAACGCTGTCCGTGACGACCGTCGGCGAGTAGGGTTCGCGTCGATCCTCCTCCGCTCGCGATCCGGCCCGACGTCTCAGCCGCCGCGTTTCCGATACCAGACTCGAGCGCCGGTCGGGGACTCGTCTTCCTCGAGGTCGAGTCTACTGACGACCAACTCCCGGATAGCGGCGGTGACGACGAGTTCGACCCTCTCTCCCCCGTCAGTCTGCACGTCGAAGACGTGATGTCCGTCCCGCTCGTCGATCCGTTCGATCGTCCCGACGGACCAGCGCTCGATATCGTGCGTCGGTTTCCGAGCGTGGATTCGGTCGTGGTTCACGCGTAGACGGACGCCCGGCGGGAAGTTGAGGATGGCGGGCCCCGAGGCGGGCGGATCGGAGCTGGTCCTGTCGCGGAGCGACGGCTATCGTAGTCGCTCCGGATCAATCCTCGAGACGGCCGTCCGAGTAGCCGAAAGACGGGGTGTCGCCGACGTTACTCCGAGTCCGAGAACAGTTCGTCGACGTAGTCGTCTTCCCACCGTCGTCGAGCCTCGAGTTCGCGGCGGCCGCGGGCGGTGATCGTGTAGTAATTCGTTCGCTGGTCGAGTTCGCCTTTTTCGACGAGGCTTTTGTCGACGACCTCGTCGAGGTTCGGATAGAGCCGTCCGTGGTGGATCTCCTTCTCGTAGTAGTCCTCGAGTTCCTCTTTGATCGCGAGTCCGTGCGGGTCGTCCTGACCAGCGATCGTGTACAGCAAGTCTCGCTGGAAGCCAGTAAGATCGTACATATCGGGGATTCACTCTTTTATCACATAACAATTCCGATACCAGATGGTCGATATAATCCGTTCGTCGTCGCTCGAAAGCGGGATCGGGTACGCACTCGTCCGGCTCGCAGCAGCGACCGACGACGCACGGGTCACAGACGCGGCCCGTGACGTGCTCGGTCCCGCGTCGGCGCCCCATCGGCGCCACGTTTTTATCGACCAGTAGCTTCGGTAGCGCTGTGGGACGCTATCAACCGGGGAAACACGACTCGTTCATCAAGTGCGACGCGCCTCGATGCGGGGCGAACAACGCGCCGGAAAGCGCTCCGGAGTACGAGACCGACTGCTGGCGATGCGGGGAGTCACTGGGCGGGAAACCCGAACCGGGCGACACCGTGACGGTCGACATCGTCGACCGGAAATCCGACGGGACGCTGGTCTGCAAGACCGAGAGCGGGTTCGTCCTCTTCCTCGAGGCGGACGTTTCGGCGATCGAGGCGACCGTCCGGGTTACCAGCGTCGACGAGACGCACGGGGAAGCGGACCTCGTCGAAACGGGTTCGTAGCCGACGGCGACCTTTTCGGCCCGGTCGGTCCCCTTGTCGGCCCGTTCG
This portion of the Natrinema salinisoli genome encodes:
- a CDS encoding YeaH/YhbH family protein, coding for MGLRDDLERFREVGEERREDLADFIQYGDLGQSRPGEIKIPVKIVSLPEFEYDQRDKGGVGQGEDGTPDTGQPVGQPQPQPGDDDGEDGDPGEEGGEHEYYEMDPEEFAEELDEELGLDLDPKGKKVVEEKEGPFTDLTRSGPNSTLDFERMFKEGLKRKLAMDFDEEFLRELCKVEGIDPRDVFEWARGESLPVSMAWVQEAYDDVPDDERGKWASIEEVEENVERESVQQKIRREGIKHVPFRREDERYRHPEIIEEKEKNVVVVNIRDVSGSMREKKRELVERTFTPLDWYLQGKYDNAEFVYIAHDADAWQVERDEFFGIRSGGGTKISSAYELANELLEEYPWTDWNRYVFAAGDSENSSNDTEEHVIPMMEQIPANLHAYVETQPSGNAINATHAEELERHFGTDADDAAVAYVNDESDVTDAIYDILSTESETDE
- a CDS encoding SpoVR family protein translates to MSNTDRFRKQAIASDLEEPVDEARNLAVKLGLEPYPVKYWIIDYDEMNELIAYGGFQSRYPHWRWGMQYDKQQKQGQYAGGKAFEIVNNDNPAHAFLQESNTVADQKAVITHVEAHSDFFANNDWFGLFTSGRADEEQVNAAAMLERHARAIDEYMSDPEIDRAEVEKWIDHCLSLEDNIDQHQVFSRRLDVDAPAGAEIDEDLAEKLDELELSDEIKGEVFNEEWVEKLEEEDIAPTFPEEPQKDVLAFVREHGKQYDDEAERAVEMTEWQRDILDMMRAEAYYFAAQKMTKVMNEGWAAYWESTMMTDEVFARDDEFLNYADHMAKVLASGGLNPYSLGMELWEYVENTTNRQEVLEALLRVEGVSWRNLIDVVDFEDVLEILEPPEAIENVTTDTLDQLEAVPEEWVDHEALERAREGEIDVEAYPWKVLTYEGLARRHYSLVKRQNRGFLGRVTQSELERIGRYLFDDARYSSVEEALEDVDFAAGWDRMFDVRESHNDVTFLDEFLTQEFITENNYFTYEHSQATGQFHVASDVAEDVKKKLLLQFTNFGKPTIAVYDGNYNNANELLLGHQYNGVMLDLGQATETLKRIFELWGRPVNLLTIVKEVDEHDIEVAKRRNREPEPEEQGKLIRYDGETVTTEDVPWEEVDHLAADDVDYDTKPEEWLA
- a CDS encoding HEAT repeat domain-containing protein, whose product is MDGEGDEAVDPRGRGATGVDLPSVLARLDSGDPSEQRAAVDRIRTAIDDGDHAAACAPTVPKLRTLLERPELDFHDEIAACLADLAARAPTDVAPSTGSIVAVAVEHADQPVARELLRCIAAVAADRPDVVADHTEAIADVLERRPGYDRRGLEAIAAVSTEEPTAIEPAVSVLTDALEANPVENGIPTLRALRRLVRSGGTVSSLEFATHAATLADHDDRTLRHAAIGCLGDVAHRDSAAVEPLCTDLGAALSCPDPDTRAVAAVTIARVAAEISTAVEPVRGQLLDLLTDDQPHVRATACIALGHGRVDAAAHRLADLANEDPEPNVRDRATWALKGLT
- a CDS encoding secondary thiamine-phosphate synthase enzyme YjbQ, producing the protein MELTVETESRLTTVDVTDRIAAAVPDDLESGTCTAFVEHTTAGLVVQEDEPRLRGDLESFLRDLVPDEGHAHDELDGNADSHLRAALVGPDVTIPIDDGELALGTWQSVLLVECDGPRTRTLSVTTVGE
- a CDS encoding PadR family transcriptional regulator; its protein translation is MYDLTGFQRDLLYTIAGQDDPHGLAIKEELEDYYEKEIHHGRLYPNLDEVVDKSLVEKGELDQRTNYYTITARGRRELEARRRWEDDYVDELFSDSE
- a CDS encoding TRAM domain-containing protein encodes the protein MGRYQPGKHDSFIKCDAPRCGANNAPESAPEYETDCWRCGESLGGKPEPGDTVTVDIVDRKSDGTLVCKTESGFVLFLEADVSAIEATVRVTSVDETHGEADLVETGS